TATAGACCGCTCACTGCCCATCATTAAACCTACTACGTACTCTTAGAAAAATCGAAGCCAGAGCTGTAAGGATGAACAGTGTAAGCTTGATCCTTATGCACCAGTATAATTCCTCTAGGTTGGTAAAGAAAATCATTTCAGACATCGACACAATCTTTAAAAACAACATTGACCACtatctttttttaataaaaatttgtaaaatatGCTCAATGTATACTTTTACGAAAGTACATTTTAAGATGAGTCTACTTACATtgctttcatattttcaaactcaatacaAAAGAATTTATATATAATCCAAATTTTAAATATTTAACTTATGACAAACTCAAAACGACTTCCTTTTTATACACGGATGGCGGGAGTATATATAGACATTGCAgcaggatggatgtgcatgccAGATACTCCACCTCCAAATTAAAGCGCGTATTAACGAGAGCATCAAGCCACCAACGCTAGACAAGTCGCCCACAAACGTAGAGGATGATGGACTTTGTGGTGAGAAGGTCACCGTCAATGGTGGTAACGCCGTCGGCCGcaacgagcggcggcgccataaAGCTCTCGTCTTTCGACAGGCCTAATGCCACGGTGCCGGTCACGGCGTTCCTCGTGTTCAAGAATCCGATCCGTGACGCCGCCGAGACCATCAAGAGAGCACTGTCCCGAGCGTTGGTCCCCTACTACCCTATCTCCGGTCGTATTGTTGCAGGacctggctgcggcggcggcgatgacgaCGAGGAGCTCCACATCCAGTGCAGCGGCAAGGGCGGCGTGGCATTCATCGCTGCGTCCGCCAACCGTGCCTTGAAGGACGCCGAATTCTTTGCCAGATTGCCTGACACAAGGACGCCGCCGCtggtggaggagctcgccgtCTACTACCCGGACGGGCAATGCGGCGCTGCCGACCCGTTGCTGCTGATGCAAGTGACGGAGTTCTCCTGCGGTGGGTTCGTCGTGGGTGTGACCTGGAACCATGGCGCCGCCGATGGCACCGGGATGGCCCAGTTCTTGCAGGCCGTTGGCGAACTCGCGCGCGGGTCGCCATCGCCGTCCCTTGCTCCGGTCAGATGGGACGATTCGCTCCCCAGCTTCCCTCCGCCCACCATCTTCCAATCCTCTAAGCCCTTGGGCAGCGTCGTCTGCCTCGACATCACCGTCCCCTCGAGCTCCATCGACCGCATCAGAGCTGAGTTCCACGAGCGCTCCGATGGCCGCCGGGAGACGTGCACCATGTTCGAGGCAGTCGCCGCCGTGCTATGGCAGTGCCGCACTCGCGCAATCGCGTCCCGTCCCGATTCTGTGGCTTTGCTCTCTTTTGCGGCTAACGTGCGTAGGCATGTGAACGCTAAGGATGGCTACTACGGCAACTGCACCGGGGCGCCGCTGGTAACGGCGACGGCCGGCACTGTGGCGAACGCGGAGGTCACCGACCTGGTCGAGATGATCAAGCGTGCCAAGGATGGGGTGTATGACCATCTGTTCGCCAAAAACGACAACGACTACGACCTGGATGAGAACCAGCTCGACGAGCTTCTGTACAACGCGCTCGTCCTGTCCTCGTGGCGGAACATCGGCTTCGAGAAGGCTGACTTCGGCGGCGGGACGCCGGAAAGGGTGATGTGCTACATGCAGCCGTCGTTTGTGAGATGGCCGAGTTGCATGGTGAACCTGCCGTGCAAAGAGAATAACGGAACCAGTAGTGTGTATTCGGCGTGTGTAAGGGAGAAGCACGCAGATGCCTTCTTAGGCGAGCTAGCAAAGTTTACATGATTTCATGTGCGAGACGAATCCCTCTATTTCATATACGtaaaaaaattatgtatct
This genomic interval from Panicum virgatum strain AP13 chromosome 8K, P.virgatum_v5, whole genome shotgun sequence contains the following:
- the LOC120645551 gene encoding acyl transferase 15-like; amino-acid sequence: MVVTPSAATSGGAIKLSSFDRPNATVPVTAFLVFKNPIRDAAETIKRALSRALVPYYPISGRIVAGPGCGGGDDDEELHIQCSGKGGVAFIAASANRALKDAEFFARLPDTRTPPLVEELAVYYPDGQCGAADPLLLMQVTEFSCGGFVVGVTWNHGAADGTGMAQFLQAVGELARGSPSPSLAPVRWDDSLPSFPPPTIFQSSKPLGSVVCLDITVPSSSIDRIRAEFHERSDGRRETCTMFEAVAAVLWQCRTRAIASRPDSVALLSFAANVRRHVNAKDGYYGNCTGAPLVTATAGTVANAEVTDLVEMIKRAKDGVYDHLFAKNDNDYDLDENQLDELLYNALVLSSWRNIGFEKADFGGGTPERVMCYMQPSFVRWPSCMVNLPCKENNGTSSVYSACVREKHADAFLGELAKFT